In the Streptomyces sp. cg36 genome, one interval contains:
- a CDS encoding FadR/GntR family transcriptional regulator yields the protein MTLSSPRRSPLADQVIAQLRNQITSGEWPVGSRIPTEPELVDQLGVARNTVREAVRALAHNGLLDIRQGSGTYVVATSELAGVMHRRFAGADPRHVAELRSTLESSAARLAAERRTGRDLAQLDALLARREEAWESGDAEAFVAVDSTLHLAIVAASHNDVLTELYADLGDLLRDWLRDDVGRVLRPENHMDHSRLVEAIRAGDAETAATEAAGYAFSCLAERIQGPA from the coding sequence ATGACGCTGAGCTCTCCCCGGCGGTCCCCCCTCGCCGACCAGGTGATCGCGCAGCTGCGCAACCAGATCACCTCCGGCGAGTGGCCGGTGGGATCGCGCATCCCCACCGAACCCGAACTGGTCGACCAGCTCGGGGTGGCGCGCAACACGGTCCGCGAAGCGGTCCGGGCGCTCGCGCACAACGGGCTGCTCGACATCCGCCAGGGCTCCGGCACCTATGTCGTGGCGACCAGTGAGCTGGCGGGCGTGATGCACCGGCGGTTCGCCGGGGCCGACCCCCGCCATGTGGCCGAACTGCGCTCCACCCTGGAGTCGTCGGCGGCCCGGCTCGCGGCGGAGCGGCGCACCGGGCGCGACCTGGCCCAGCTCGACGCGCTGCTCGCCCGGCGCGAGGAGGCGTGGGAGTCGGGCGACGCGGAGGCGTTCGTCGCCGTCGACTCGACGCTGCACCTGGCGATCGTCGCGGCCTCGCACAACGACGTGCTGACCGAGCTCTACGCCGACCTCGGCGATCTGCTGCGCGACTGGCTCCGCGACGACGTGGGCCGCGTGCTGCGGCCGGAGAACCACATGGACCACTCCCGGCTGGTCGAGGCGATCCGGGCGGGCGACGCGGAGACGGCGGCCACGGAGGCGGCCGGGTACGCGTTCTCCTGCCTGGCCGAACGGATCCAGGGCCCGGCCTAG
- a CDS encoding SDR family NAD(P)-dependent oxidoreductase encodes MPVAIITGASKGLGRALARALAGRGWDLVLDARTASVLKETADGLDGHGGRVVPLAGDVTDAAHRRALVAAAEGLGGLDLLVHNASALGAEPLVPLAEQPLEGFRAALETNAVAALGLVQESLALLRRAEAGAVVAVSSDAAAEAYATWGGYGASKAALDHLAAVLAVEEPGLRVWAVDPGDMRTDLYRAAVPGDEDARPEPETVVPGFLRLLDRRPASGRYAAPALVREAR; translated from the coding sequence ATGCCGGTGGCGATCATCACGGGGGCTTCGAAGGGGCTGGGGCGGGCGCTGGCCCGGGCGCTGGCCGGGCGGGGCTGGGACCTCGTACTGGACGCGCGGACCGCGTCCGTACTGAAGGAGACGGCCGACGGGCTGGACGGGCACGGCGGCCGGGTCGTGCCGCTCGCCGGTGACGTGACGGACGCGGCGCACCGCCGGGCGCTGGTAGCGGCGGCGGAGGGGCTCGGCGGGCTGGACCTGCTGGTGCACAACGCGAGCGCGCTGGGCGCCGAGCCGCTGGTGCCGCTGGCGGAGCAGCCGCTGGAGGGGTTCCGGGCGGCGCTGGAGACCAACGCGGTGGCGGCGCTCGGGCTCGTGCAGGAGTCGCTGGCGCTGCTGCGGCGCGCGGAGGCGGGGGCGGTGGTGGCGGTGAGTTCGGACGCCGCCGCGGAGGCGTATGCGACGTGGGGCGGATACGGGGCGTCGAAGGCGGCGCTCGACCACCTGGCGGCCGTGCTGGCGGTGGAGGAGCCGGGGCTGCGGGTGTGGGCGGTGGACCCGGGCGACATGCGCACCGATCTGTACCGGGCGGCGGTGCCGGGGGACGAGGACGCGCGGCCCGAGCCGGAGACGGTGGTGCCCGGTTTCCTGCGGCTGCTGGACCGGCGCCCGGCGAGCGGGCGGTACGCGGCGCCCGCCCTGGTGCGGGAGGCCCGGTGA
- a CDS encoding S-adenosylmethionine:tRNA ribosyltransferase-isomerase, with protein sequence MASVPAEVRGSGRDDVRLLVSRGARVSHRAFRELAGQLRAGDVLVVNTSATLPAAVDATAEGGERVVVHFSTPGPDGRWAVEPRTPEPSGSTRRRTGTRAWTRLALPGGGLLVLEEPLSADGDRLWWARADVPDVPGLLGRYGRPIRYAYTERDQPLSAYQTVFALAAADGSGSAEMPSAARPFTVELVAELVRRGVQFAPITLHTGVASAEAHEPPYPERFEVPRATARLVNAARAGGGRIVAVGTTAVRALESAAGEDSVVRPAAGWTDLVVTPERGVRVVDGLLTGLHEPEASHLLMLEAIAGRAALAVAYSEALAGLYLWHEFGDVHLILPDENRHALNC encoded by the coding sequence ATGGCGTCGGTGCCCGCGGAGGTGCGCGGCTCGGGGCGGGACGACGTGCGGCTGCTGGTGTCGCGGGGCGCCCGGGTGTCGCACCGCGCGTTCCGGGAGCTGGCGGGGCAGCTGCGGGCCGGTGACGTGCTGGTGGTGAACACGTCGGCGACGCTGCCGGCCGCCGTGGACGCGACCGCCGAGGGCGGTGAGCGGGTCGTGGTGCACTTCTCCACGCCGGGCCCGGACGGCCGCTGGGCGGTGGAGCCGCGCACCCCGGAGCCGTCGGGGAGCACCCGGCGGCGTACCGGTACGCGCGCGTGGACGCGGCTGGCGCTGCCGGGCGGGGGGCTGCTGGTCCTGGAGGAGCCGCTGAGCGCGGACGGGGACCGGCTGTGGTGGGCGCGCGCGGACGTCCCGGACGTGCCGGGGCTGCTGGGCCGGTACGGGCGGCCGATCCGGTACGCGTACACCGAGCGCGATCAGCCGCTCTCCGCCTATCAGACGGTGTTCGCGCTCGCGGCGGCGGACGGGTCGGGCTCGGCGGAGATGCCGAGCGCCGCGCGGCCCTTCACGGTGGAGCTGGTCGCGGAGCTGGTGCGGCGCGGGGTGCAGTTCGCGCCGATCACCCTGCACACGGGGGTGGCGTCGGCGGAGGCGCACGAGCCGCCGTACCCGGAGCGGTTCGAGGTGCCGCGGGCCACGGCGCGGCTGGTGAACGCGGCGCGGGCGGGTGGCGGGCGGATCGTGGCGGTGGGGACGACGGCGGTGCGGGCGCTGGAGTCGGCGGCCGGGGAGGACTCGGTGGTGCGGCCCGCGGCCGGGTGGACGGATCTGGTGGTCACGCCCGAGCGCGGGGTGCGGGTGGTGGACGGGCTGCTGACCGGGCTGCACGAGCCGGAGGCGTCGCACCTGCTGATGCTGGAGGCGATCGCGGGGCGGGCCGCGCTGGCGGTCGCGTACTCCGAGGCGCTGGCCGGGCTCTACCTCTGGCACGAGTTCGGCGACGTCCACCTCATACTTCCGGACGAGAACCGTCACGCATTGAATTGCTGA
- a CDS encoding transglycosylase SLT domain-containing protein → MPESSNPGHSRLNKTHKISIAGVAALGAAALAFSVLPGNGESGTAVAAEPAAFSVTAAGANAKSVQASITKQQASAVKQAKAQAEADAKAKAEAEAKKREADAAASRAAARKPVYANNLDGWIRQSLDIMKSKGIPGSYNGLYRNIMRESTGNPNAINGWDINAINGTPSIGLLQVIQPTFNAFHVPGTSTNIYDPVANITAAANYAAKTYGSIDNVNGAY, encoded by the coding sequence ATGCCCGAGTCCAGCAACCCTGGTCACAGTCGTCTGAACAAGACGCACAAGATCTCGATTGCCGGCGTCGCCGCTCTCGGTGCCGCCGCCCTCGCCTTCTCGGTCCTGCCGGGAAACGGTGAGTCGGGTACCGCCGTGGCCGCCGAGCCCGCCGCCTTCTCCGTGACCGCCGCGGGCGCCAACGCGAAGTCGGTCCAGGCCAGCATCACCAAGCAGCAGGCCAGCGCCGTCAAGCAGGCCAAGGCGCAGGCCGAGGCCGACGCGAAGGCCAAGGCCGAGGCCGAGGCGAAGAAGCGCGAGGCCGACGCCGCCGCGAGCCGCGCCGCCGCCCGCAAGCCGGTCTACGCCAACAACCTGGACGGCTGGATCCGCCAGTCCCTGGACATCATGAAGTCCAAGGGCATCCCGGGTTCGTACAACGGTCTGTACCGCAACATCATGCGCGAGTCGACCGGCAACCCGAACGCGATCAACGGCTGGGACATCAACGCCATCAACGGCACCCCGTCGATCGGCCTCCTCCAGGTCATCCAGCCGACCTTCAACGCGTTCCACGTGCCCGGCACGTCGACCAACATCTACGACCCGGTCGCCAACATCACCGCCGCGGCGAACTACGCGGCCAAGACGTACGGCTCGATCGACAACGTCAACGGCGCCTACTGA
- a CDS encoding CynX/NimT family MFS transporter yields MADTSQITPTPAPTAEPATETGALAAAGKWTTRLVLVGLVLAALNLRPAITSLGALFEEVRDGLHMNGSVAGVLTSVPPLCFAVFGITAPRLARRFGPAVVVCAGMAAIAAGLALRPFAGGTPGFLAASALALMGIAVSNVLMPVIVKRYFPDRVGTMTGLYSMALALGTALAAAATVPVTHGLGGSWRTGLSVWALLAAVAVLPWLLLARDRSARPGAVRGAAAGAGAEADDEGTFKITRSRTAWALACFFGLQATAAYITMGWMPQIFRDAGVSAGTAGVLLAVTMVMGVPLAFVIPRVATRMRNQGPIVAVLGACGLAGYAGLYFAPAAGAWAWALLLGISNCAFPLALTMIGMRTRTGSGVVRLSAFAQSTGYLISIPGPTLVGALYDSSGGWGLPIALMAGLMVPQILVGSLAGRDRTVEDEAGMRD; encoded by the coding sequence ATGGCCGACACCTCACAGATCACCCCCACCCCCGCCCCGACAGCCGAACCGGCCACCGAGACGGGTGCGCTCGCCGCGGCCGGGAAGTGGACCACCCGCCTCGTCCTCGTCGGCCTGGTCCTCGCCGCGCTGAACCTGCGCCCCGCCATCACCAGCCTCGGCGCCCTCTTCGAAGAGGTGCGGGACGGGCTGCACATGAACGGCAGCGTCGCCGGCGTCCTTACCTCCGTGCCGCCGCTCTGCTTCGCCGTCTTCGGCATCACCGCCCCCCGCCTCGCCCGCCGCTTCGGCCCCGCCGTCGTCGTCTGCGCGGGCATGGCCGCGATAGCCGCGGGCCTGGCCCTGCGGCCGTTCGCGGGCGGCACCCCCGGCTTCCTCGCCGCCAGCGCGCTCGCGCTGATGGGCATCGCGGTCAGCAACGTCCTGATGCCGGTGATCGTCAAGCGGTACTTCCCCGACCGGGTCGGCACCATGACCGGTCTGTACTCCATGGCCCTCGCGCTCGGCACCGCGCTGGCCGCCGCCGCGACCGTCCCGGTCACCCACGGGCTCGGCGGCAGCTGGCGCACCGGCCTCAGCGTCTGGGCGCTGCTCGCGGCCGTCGCCGTACTGCCGTGGCTGCTGCTGGCCCGCGACCGCTCCGCCCGGCCCGGCGCCGTGCGCGGGGCCGCGGCCGGGGCGGGCGCCGAGGCCGACGACGAGGGCACCTTCAAGATCACCCGCAGCCGTACGGCCTGGGCGCTCGCCTGCTTCTTCGGCCTCCAGGCCACCGCCGCCTACATCACCATGGGCTGGATGCCGCAGATCTTCCGGGACGCCGGGGTCTCCGCGGGCACCGCGGGCGTCCTGCTCGCGGTGACCATGGTCATGGGCGTGCCGCTGGCGTTCGTCATCCCCCGGGTCGCGACCCGGATGCGCAACCAGGGCCCGATCGTCGCGGTCCTCGGCGCCTGCGGACTGGCCGGATACGCCGGCCTCTACTTCGCCCCCGCCGCCGGCGCCTGGGCCTGGGCGCTGCTGCTCGGCATCTCCAACTGCGCCTTCCCGCTGGCCCTCACCATGATCGGCATGCGCACCCGGACCGGCTCGGGCGTGGTGCGGCTCTCCGCCTTCGCCCAGTCCACCGGCTATCTGATCTCCATCCCCGGCCCCACCCTGGTCGGCGCCCTCTACGACAGCAGCGGCGGCTGGGGCCTGCCGATCGCGCTGATGGCGGGCCTGATGGTGCCGCAGATCCTGGTCGGTTCGCTGGCGGGCCGGGACCGGACGGTGGAGGACGAGGCGGGGATGCGAGACTGA
- a CDS encoding histidine phosphatase family protein: MSVDTPRRIVLLRHAKADWPQVSDHDRPLADRGRMDAQVAGRRLADTGIAFDLTLCSTAVRTRETWKLAVPELPHRPRTVYEERLYEASVGELIAVLNETPDDVADLLVVGHNPGTHGLADGLAGGTEGDALVRMNRSGFPTAAFAVLAFNGSWKSLELGSATLTAFWAPHD, encoded by the coding sequence ATGAGCGTCGACACACCCCGCAGGATCGTCCTCCTCCGGCATGCGAAAGCCGACTGGCCCCAGGTGTCCGACCACGACCGGCCGCTCGCCGACCGGGGCCGCATGGACGCCCAGGTGGCCGGGCGCAGGCTCGCCGACACCGGGATCGCCTTCGACCTGACCCTCTGCTCGACCGCGGTCCGTACGCGCGAGACCTGGAAGCTCGCGGTGCCGGAACTGCCCCACCGCCCCAGGACGGTGTACGAGGAGCGGCTGTACGAGGCGTCGGTCGGCGAGCTCATCGCCGTACTGAACGAGACGCCGGACGACGTCGCCGATCTCCTCGTGGTGGGCCACAACCCGGGGACGCACGGGCTGGCCGACGGCCTCGCGGGCGGGACCGAGGGCGACGCGCTGGTGCGGATGAACCGGAGCGGCTTCCCGACCGCCGCCTTCGCGGTCCTCGCCTTCAACGGCTCGTGGAAGTCGCTGGAGCTCGGCTCCGCCACCCTGACCGCCTTCTGGGCGCCGCACGACTGA
- a CDS encoding SGM_5486 family transporter-associated protein, which produces MPVLDPNPQNGQKKLLYVLGAMLAITAVIAVIATLASP; this is translated from the coding sequence ATGCCTGTGCTCGACCCGAACCCCCAGAACGGTCAGAAGAAGCTCCTCTACGTGCTCGGTGCGATGCTGGCGATCACCGCGGTCATCGCCGTGATCGCGACCCTCGCCTCCCCCTGA
- a CDS encoding FHA domain-containing protein: MGHGVPELVLELNGRTWTLDVSRSYTLGRDPQGDLVIDDARVSWRHATISWGGRSWVIEDHGSTNGTYVQGQRIHQMEIGPGSAVNLGNATDGPRLNLTAAAAAAPAGAGAYAQPAAAQQAPQQAPPQQPQAGGWAPQQPQAPQQVPPQQAWQQAPQAQAPVPHQQGPGQGAGPPAHGDRSPTTFHQVALGRVMRIGRALENELVVSDLQVSRHHAEFHATPDGRMEIRDLGSHNGTYVNGMPLAKGGSALLGPSDIVGVGHSTFRIVGDRLEEFVDTGDVSFSARHLTVTVDGGKQILKDVSFGVPEKSLIAVIGPSGSGKSTLLKALTGYRPANQGDVLYDNRNLYKQFAELRQRIGLVPQDDILHKELTVKKALKYAAKLRFPADTSEAERQQRIDEVLGELKLDIHKEKKVTSLSGGQRKRVSVALELLTKPSLIFLDEPTSGLDPGMDRDVMQLLRGLADDGRTVLVVTHSVAELAICDKLLVMAPGGSVAYFGPPEEALNFFGYGTWADVFSAFENYRDYDWAGRWKGSQHYQMYAADIDAVAAQSVQMPSPHQMRPPKPQGWGSQLWTLMRRYSSVIASDKGFLGLMVILPAVLGAVSVVIPAKFGLAPPTAPSKFNSDAGTIMLILAVGMCFSGAANSVRELIKERVIYERERATGLSRSAYLMSKVIVLGVITAIQGVIICGIGFSTRDLPKEGLIMPPAVEICLVVIALGFTSMMFGLVISSLVKTAEKTMPLLVMFAIVQVVFTGILFKVYGSIGLEQFAWLMPSRWAIAGAGSTLDLAHLMPPWDQNKPTDLDPLWDHSASQWGINITVLIALGVICGFAVARLLRRHEPEVMRK; encoded by the coding sequence GTGGGGCATGGAGTGCCGGAACTCGTACTGGAATTGAATGGCAGGACCTGGACGCTGGACGTGTCCCGGTCGTACACCCTGGGGCGCGATCCCCAGGGCGACCTGGTGATTGACGACGCCAGGGTCTCGTGGCGGCACGCCACGATCAGCTGGGGCGGCCGGAGTTGGGTCATCGAGGACCACGGCAGCACCAACGGCACCTATGTGCAGGGCCAGCGGATCCACCAGATGGAAATCGGCCCCGGCTCCGCGGTGAACCTGGGCAACGCGACGGACGGCCCGCGGCTGAATCTCACCGCTGCCGCCGCTGCCGCCCCGGCCGGCGCCGGCGCGTACGCGCAGCCCGCCGCCGCCCAGCAGGCGCCGCAGCAGGCCCCGCCGCAGCAGCCCCAGGCGGGCGGCTGGGCGCCGCAGCAGCCGCAGGCTCCCCAGCAGGTGCCCCCGCAGCAGGCATGGCAGCAGGCCCCGCAGGCGCAGGCCCCGGTGCCGCACCAGCAGGGCCCCGGCCAGGGCGCGGGCCCGCCGGCCCACGGCGACCGCAGCCCCACCACGTTCCACCAGGTCGCGCTCGGCCGGGTGATGCGCATCGGCCGTGCGCTGGAGAACGAGCTGGTCGTCTCCGACCTCCAGGTCTCGCGCCACCACGCCGAGTTCCACGCCACGCCCGACGGCCGCATGGAGATCCGCGACCTCGGGTCCCACAACGGCACCTACGTCAACGGCATGCCGCTGGCCAAGGGCGGCAGCGCGCTGCTCGGCCCCAGCGACATCGTCGGCGTCGGCCACTCGACGTTCCGCATCGTCGGCGACCGCCTGGAAGAGTTCGTCGACACCGGTGACGTCTCCTTCTCGGCCCGCCACCTCACGGTGACGGTCGACGGCGGCAAGCAGATCCTCAAGGACGTCTCCTTCGGCGTCCCCGAGAAGTCGCTGATCGCCGTCATCGGCCCCTCCGGCTCCGGCAAGTCCACCCTGCTCAAGGCGCTGACCGGCTACCGGCCCGCCAACCAGGGCGATGTCCTCTACGACAACCGGAACCTGTACAAGCAGTTCGCCGAGCTGCGCCAGCGCATCGGTCTGGTCCCGCAGGACGACATCCTGCACAAGGAGCTGACCGTCAAGAAGGCGCTGAAGTACGCGGCCAAGCTGCGCTTCCCCGCCGACACCAGCGAGGCCGAGCGCCAGCAGCGGATCGACGAGGTCCTCGGCGAGCTCAAGCTGGACATCCACAAGGAGAAGAAGGTCACCTCCCTCTCCGGCGGCCAGCGCAAGCGCGTCTCGGTCGCCCTGGAGCTGCTGACCAAGCCGTCGCTGATCTTCCTGGACGAGCCGACCTCCGGCCTCGACCCGGGCATGGACCGCGATGTGATGCAGCTGCTGCGCGGGCTCGCCGACGACGGCCGCACGGTCCTCGTCGTCACCCACTCGGTGGCCGAGCTGGCGATCTGCGACAAGCTCCTGGTGATGGCGCCGGGCGGCTCGGTGGCGTACTTCGGCCCGCCCGAGGAGGCGCTCAACTTCTTCGGCTACGGCACCTGGGCCGATGTCTTCTCCGCCTTCGAGAACTACCGCGACTACGACTGGGCGGGCCGCTGGAAGGGCTCGCAGCACTACCAGATGTACGCCGCGGACATCGACGCGGTGGCCGCCCAGTCGGTGCAGATGCCGTCCCCGCACCAGATGCGCCCGCCCAAGCCGCAGGGCTGGGGCTCGCAGCTGTGGACGCTGATGCGCCGCTACAGCTCGGTGATCGCCTCCGACAAGGGCTTCCTGGGCCTGATGGTGATACTGCCCGCCGTCCTCGGCGCGGTCAGTGTGGTCATCCCGGCGAAGTTCGGCCTGGCGCCGCCGACGGCGCCGAGCAAGTTCAACAGCGACGCGGGCACGATCATGCTGATCCTCGCGGTCGGCATGTGCTTCTCGGGCGCGGCCAACTCCGTACGAGAACTGATCAAGGAACGGGTCATCTACGAACGGGAACGGGCCACCGGCCTCTCCCGCTCGGCCTATCTGATGTCCAAGGTCATCGTCCTCGGCGTGATCACCGCGATCCAGGGCGTCATCATCTGCGGCATCGGCTTCTCCACCCGGGACCTCCCCAAGGAGGGCCTGATCATGCCGCCGGCCGTCGAGATCTGCCTGGTGGTCATCGCCCTCGGCTTCACCTCGATGATGTTCGGCCTGGTCATCTCCTCGCTGGTGAAGACCGCCGAGAAGACCATGCCGCTGCTGGTCATGTTCGCGATCGTGCAGGTCGTCTTCACCGGCATCCTCTTCAAGGTCTACGGCTCGATCGGCCTTGAGCAGTTCGCCTGGCTGATGCCCTCGCGCTGGGCCATCGCGGGCGCCGGCTCCACGCTGGACCTCGCCCATCTGATGCCGCCGTGGGACCAGAACAAGCCCACCGACCTGGACCCGCTGTGGGACCACTCGGCGAGCCAGTGGGGCATCAACATCACCGTGCTGATCGCGCTCGGCGTGATCTGCGGCTTCGCGGTCGCGCGCCTGCTGCGCCGCCACGAGCCGGAGGTCATGCGCAAGTAG
- the serB gene encoding phosphoserine phosphatase SerB encodes MSASQPPRPAGQNPDAPLGAATGAARPPVDADVPTPDAASAMDAAVEAADVPTLLVKIFGKDRPGITAGLFDTLAAFDVDVVDIEQVVTRGRIVLCALVTEPTVSTEGELRATVHSWADSLKLQAEIISGIGDNRPRGSGRSHVTVLGHPLTAESTAAIAARITATGGNIDRIFRLAKYPVTAVEFAVSGAETEPLRTALATEAAALGVDVAVVSAGLHRRAQRLVVMDVDSTLIQDEVIELFAAHAGCEDQVAEVTAQAMRGELDFEQSLHARVALLAGLDASVVDKVRAEVRLTPGARTLIRTLKRLGYQVGVVSGGFTQVTDDLQERLGLDFASANTLEIADGKFTGRVTGAVVDRAGKARLLREFAAQAGVPLDQTVAIGDGANDLDMLNAAGLGVAFNAKPVVRRAADTAVNVPFLDTVLYLLGITREEVEAADGLVDEPH; translated from the coding sequence ATGAGCGCATCACAGCCCCCTCGCCCCGCTGGTCAGAACCCTGACGCGCCCCTCGGTGCGGCCACCGGCGCGGCCCGCCCCCCGGTCGACGCCGACGTCCCCACCCCCGACGCCGCCTCGGCCATGGACGCCGCGGTCGAGGCCGCCGATGTCCCCACTCTGCTCGTCAAGATCTTCGGGAAGGACCGGCCGGGCATCACGGCCGGCCTCTTCGACACCCTGGCCGCCTTCGACGTCGACGTCGTCGACATCGAGCAGGTCGTCACCCGTGGCCGCATCGTCCTGTGCGCCCTGGTCACCGAGCCCACCGTGAGCACCGAGGGCGAGCTGCGGGCGACCGTGCACAGCTGGGCCGACTCGCTGAAGCTCCAGGCCGAGATCATCTCCGGCATCGGCGACAACCGGCCGCGCGGCAGCGGCCGTTCGCACGTCACGGTGCTCGGGCATCCGCTCACCGCGGAGTCCACGGCGGCCATAGCGGCCCGGATCACCGCCACCGGCGGCAACATCGACCGGATCTTCCGGCTCGCCAAGTACCCGGTGACGGCGGTCGAGTTCGCGGTCTCCGGCGCCGAGACCGAGCCGCTGCGCACCGCGCTGGCCACCGAGGCGGCGGCCCTCGGCGTGGACGTCGCGGTCGTCTCGGCCGGGCTGCACCGGCGGGCCCAGCGGCTGGTCGTCATGGACGTGGACTCCACGCTCATCCAGGACGAGGTGATCGAGCTCTTCGCGGCGCACGCCGGATGCGAGGACCAGGTCGCCGAGGTCACCGCCCAGGCGATGCGCGGCGAGCTGGACTTCGAGCAGTCGCTCCACGCGCGCGTGGCGCTGCTCGCCGGGCTCGACGCGTCCGTGGTGGACAAGGTCCGCGCCGAGGTGCGGCTCACCCCCGGCGCCCGCACCCTGATCCGTACGCTCAAGCGGCTCGGCTACCAGGTCGGGGTGGTGTCCGGCGGGTTCACCCAGGTCACCGACGACCTGCAAGAGCGCCTCGGGCTCGACTTCGCCTCGGCCAACACCCTGGAGATCGCCGACGGGAAGTTCACCGGGCGGGTCACCGGGGCGGTCGTCGACCGGGCCGGGAAGGCGCGGCTGCTGCGGGAGTTCGCGGCGCAGGCGGGCGTCCCGCTCGACCAGACCGTGGCGATCGGTGACGGCGCCAACGACCTCGACATGCTCAACGCGGCCGGTCTGGGCGTCGCGTTCAACGCCAAGCCGGTGGTGCGCCGGGCCGCCGACACGGCGGTGAACGTACCGTTCCTGGACACCGTGCTCTACCTCCTGGGCATCACCCGGGAGGAAGTCGAGGCCGCCGACGGTCTGGTGGACGAGCCGCACTAG
- a CDS encoding streptophobe family protein — MSRGDRDAKRLSEEPATPYAKRAATRSGRVPWGDVLLASVASVSWAVVAMAGVAALGLHLLGADAAGALGPMTAAVVVLGAGGSVTPSGDVSAFGLTGAQARTAIDITPLGVSLAGALLLSFFFLRSLRAAGATLPGAELAARAGGVVALFAAVVAGLAWAGHDLITLDGGSLGLDTGKTPGGAGGIKVPGLGGLGDLGGLLPDRLGKLAEAKARVGFTVNTADSLAGALLWVLGVLLIALLASRRAPLPRRWEWAHRTVRPAASALVAVVLVAVLAGLAAAGYALLGDDHPRRILGAALLGAPNGVWLAIPLGLLVPWNGHATGALLKVLPDPLDKLLAVDRDRSVSLGRLAELDGRVWLLVVAGVLMMLYAGVLAAARTPVRELTPGAFAARCALALGAVTALALPLLVWLTGVSADASLSVLGFDAFGAGIELHGNGGLALVLGALWGAGAGGLGALLAYVMGAAGWRAAPLAAASALPLRSRVPAPAAPGAEEVYRRPGPYTPSPVYRPSHDETNPYLRLPEQPERPGRAGPTGRAGERGADGERGDQGRQGYQGPQGAPGTQGAPGVHGAPTVAGPMAPPPYRRGRPGPPPPPGEQPPPPPPGTPRGRR; from the coding sequence ATGAGCAGGGGCGACAGGGACGCGAAGCGGCTCTCCGAGGAGCCCGCCACCCCGTACGCGAAGCGGGCCGCCACCCGGTCCGGCCGGGTGCCCTGGGGTGACGTACTGCTCGCCTCGGTCGCCTCGGTCAGCTGGGCGGTGGTCGCCATGGCGGGCGTCGCGGCCCTCGGACTGCATCTGCTCGGCGCCGACGCGGCCGGGGCGCTCGGGCCGATGACGGCGGCCGTGGTGGTGCTCGGCGCGGGCGGCTCCGTCACCCCGTCCGGGGACGTCTCGGCGTTCGGCCTCACCGGGGCGCAGGCGCGCACGGCCATCGACATCACGCCCCTGGGCGTCTCCCTGGCGGGCGCGCTGCTGCTCTCCTTCTTCTTCCTCCGCTCGCTGCGGGCGGCGGGCGCGACCCTGCCCGGGGCCGAACTGGCCGCGCGGGCGGGCGGGGTGGTCGCCCTGTTCGCCGCCGTGGTGGCGGGGCTCGCCTGGGCCGGGCACGACCTCATCACCCTGGACGGCGGCTCGCTCGGCCTCGACACGGGCAAGACCCCGGGCGGCGCCGGCGGGATCAAGGTGCCCGGGCTCGGCGGGCTCGGGGACCTGGGCGGGCTGCTGCCCGACCGGCTCGGCAAGCTCGCCGAGGCCAAGGCCCGGGTCGGGTTCACCGTGAACACGGCGGACTCGCTGGCGGGCGCGCTGCTGTGGGTGCTCGGGGTGCTGCTGATCGCGCTGCTCGCCTCCCGGCGGGCCCCGCTGCCGCGCCGCTGGGAGTGGGCGCACCGGACCGTGCGGCCCGCCGCCTCCGCGCTGGTCGCGGTGGTGCTGGTGGCGGTGCTCGCCGGGCTCGCGGCGGCCGGGTACGCGCTGCTGGGCGACGACCACCCGCGGCGGATCCTCGGCGCCGCGCTGCTCGGCGCGCCCAACGGGGTGTGGCTGGCGATCCCGCTCGGCCTGCTCGTGCCGTGGAACGGGCATGCCACCGGGGCGCTGCTCAAGGTGCTCCCGGACCCCCTGGACAAGCTGCTCGCCGTCGACCGGGACCGGAGCGTGTCGCTCGGACGGCTGGCGGAGCTGGACGGGCGCGTGTGGCTGCTCGTGGTCGCGGGCGTGCTGATGATGCTGTACGCGGGGGTGCTCGCGGCGGCCCGCACGCCGGTGCGGGAGCTGACGCCGGGCGCCTTCGCCGCGCGCTGCGCGCTGGCGCTGGGCGCGGTGACGGCGCTCGCGCTGCCGCTGCTGGTGTGGCTGACGGGGGTGTCCGCCGACGCCTCGCTGTCGGTGCTCGGCTTCGACGCGTTCGGCGCGGGGATCGAGCTGCACGGGAACGGCGGGCTCGCGCTGGTCCTGGGCGCGCTGTGGGGTGCCGGGGCGGGCGGCCTCGGCGCGCTCCTCGCGTATGTGATGGGCGCGGCCGGGTGGCGGGCGGCGCCGCTCGCCGCCGCCTCCGCGCTGCCGCTCCGCTCCCGCGTCCCGGCCCCGGCGGCCCCCGGCGCGGAAGAGGTGTACCGGCGGCCCGGCCCGTACACCCCGTCCCCGGTCTACCGGCCCTCGCACGACGAGACCAACCCGTATCTGCGCCTCCCGGAGCAGCCCGAACGGCCGGGGCGGGCGGGTCCGACGGGGCGGGCGGGCGAGCGAGGGGCCGACGGCGAGCGGGGCGACCAGGGCCGGCAGGGCTACCAGGGGCCGCAAGGGGCGCCCGGGACACAAGGGGCGCCGGGTGTGCACGGGGCTCCCACGGTGGCGGGGCCGATGGCCCCTCCCCCGTACCGCCGGGGGCGCCCGGGTCCCCCGCCGCCGCCCGGGGAGCAGCCGCCGCCACCGCCGCCGGGGACGCCGCGCGGCAGGCGGTGA